The proteins below are encoded in one region of Chrysemys picta bellii isolate R12L10 chromosome 4, ASM1138683v2, whole genome shotgun sequence:
- the LOC135983141 gene encoding uncharacterized protein LOC135983141 yields MQADNRKRPPAWTVRKVLDLIAIWGEDSVLAELCSKRRNAKTFEKIFKGMMERGHNRDSDQCCVKVKELRQAYQKTKEANGHSGSQPQTCRFYAKLHAILWGATTTTPPVTVDSGSGIVSSATPEDSADGEEEEEEEEEDELAESTQHSVPPNSQDLFLSLTEVPSQASIQDQDPMEGTSAAANFSSLPPPSRRLSQIRRWKKRTRDEMFAEIMECTRNERAHLNEWKDILNLGKMPVNVRS; encoded by the exons atgcaggccgataatcgaaaaagaccaccagcatggaccgtacggaaggtactggatctgatcgctatatggggagaggattcagtgctagcagaactttgttcgaaaagacgaaatgccaaaacttttgaaaaaatcttcaagggcatgatggagagaggccacaatagggactcagatcagtgctgcgtgaaagtcaaggagctcagacaagcctatcaaaaaacaaaggaggcaaacggtcactctggGTCACaaccgcagacatgccgcttctacgccaagctgcatgcaattctatggggggccaccaccactaccccacctgtgaccgtggattccgggtcggggatagtctcatcagctacacctgaggattctgcggatggggaagaggaggaggaggaggaggaggaggacgagcttgcagagagcacccagcactccgttccccccaacagccaggatctttttctcagcctgactgaagtaccctcccaagccagtatccaagaccaggaccccatggaagggacctcag cagctgcaaatttttcaagcctccctcctccgtcccgaaggctatctcagataaggcgttggaaaaagaggacgcgagatgagatgttcgcggaaataatggaatgcacccgcaatgaaagagctcatttgaatgagtggaaggacattctaaatttaggaaagatgccagtgaacgtgaggtcatga